Proteins co-encoded in one Sparus aurata chromosome 18, fSpaAur1.1, whole genome shotgun sequence genomic window:
- the LOC115568307 gene encoding catenin delta-1-like isoform X2, with amino-acid sequence MEQCESAAALLESVREQEVQFEQLTRALEEERRRVGLPATSPSALGRPLPHTQNGRLGDADIERLKLTDAYINGTQYRMVDPAHGALDESYSPEDDSQEVHSVFSEEGTTRRSDNGMKKPISRTVMPSDSMSIDGGLSVPGMGHYSATLDRPYRQPVPDYPTATVPRNYHYGPVGAYDDYRGGPPSEAYTSLSRGAHMDDRYRPVDGYRTLDSGYRAPSRQQLDPYAAQPQVSRGMRALGSALEMRYGQGHFALEDDQRSVGYDEYGMGPPPMHPGGYGTMPRLGPGPGGMDRRRLRSCEDTLDGDMGGVDPYAWGVPMTMERGSMASLDSTLRKGPPGSWRQPELPEVIAMLNYRLDPVKTNAAAFLQHLTFKNDKVKSEVRRLKGIPSLVSLLDHPSKDVHHSACGALKNISYGRDQDNKIAIKNCDGVPALVRLLRKTRDQDLTDTITGTLWNLSSHDSVKMEIVDHALHALADEVIVPHSGWERGSNGGEESCKPRHLEWETALTNTAGCLRNVSSERSEARRKLRECTGLVDSLMYIVQSQINRKDVDNKLVENCVCLLRNLSYQVHREAPGSERYAESAPLNQGPAPANKGGCFGSRKGKGKKDGDDGSGDQVDIPKRTTPAKGYELLYQPEVVRVYTSLLRESKNPSVLEAAAGAIQNLCAGRWTYGRYIRATVRLEKGLPMMAELLAHGNDRVVRAMSGALRNLAIDNRNCELLGLHAVPHLVANLPGGKSQSGRTLSEETVVSVLSTLAEVLGNSLEAAKTLRASQGIERLVLINKDGKRSDREVRGAGQVLQLVWAHKELRRPLEKDGWKKTDFMVNLNPNGSTTNGPSTRANGTYEDSTTPLLDRGEKRDMIPLNDLGPEAYSTLDQRERRHTLDETTDTLARGVYGGRKGSLPLLDSYDEKLIVCITQTGPSLPYHCY; translated from the exons ctccctcacacacag AACGGGCGTTTAGGGGATGCAGACATAGAACGACTGAAACTGACTGACGCATACATAAACGGCACACAG TACAGAATGGTGGATCCTGCACACGGCGCTCTCGATGAGAGCTACTCACCAGAGGACGACTCCCAGGAAGTGCACTCAGTTTTTTCTGAGGAGGGGACCACACGGCGGTCAGATAATGGG ATGAAGAAACCAATCTCGCGCACAGTCATGCCCTCGGACTCGATGTCAATTGATGGGGGTTTGTCAGTTCCCGGTATGGGCCACTACAGCGCCACACTGGATCGTCCTTACAGACAGCCTGTACCAGACTACCCCACGGCCACAGTGCCCAGAAACTACCACTACGGGCCTGTTGGGGCTTACGATGACTACAGGGGAGGCCCACCATCAGAGGCTTACACAAGCCTGAGCAGGGGCGCACACATGGATGACCGCTACAG GCCAGTTGATGGCTACAGGACCCTGGACTCTGGCTACCGGGCCCCGAGTCGTCAGCAGCTTGACCCGTACGCAGCGCAGCCTCAAGTAAGCCGGGGAATGAGGGCCCTGGGCTCAGCGTTGGAGATGCGGTATGGCCAAGGCCACTTTGCACTGGAGGATGACCAGCGCAGTGTGGGATATGATGAGTACGGCATGGGGCCTCCACCCATGCACCCTGGAGGCTATGGCACCATGCCACGCCTAGGGCCGGGCCCCGGCGGTATGGACAGACGGAGACTCAG GAGCTGCGAAGATACTTTGGACGGTGACATGGGAGGCGTTGATCCTTATGCCTGGGGTGTTCCCATGACGATGGAGAGGGGGAGCATGGCTTCACTGGACAGCACGCTGAGGAAGGGTCCGCCTGGTTCATGGAGACAGCCGGAGTTGCCTGAGGTCATCGCCATGTTGAACTACCGTCTGGACCCTGTCAAGACCAACGCTGCGGCCTTCCTCCAACATCTCACATTCAAAAACGATAAG GTTAAGTCAGAGGTGCGTCGTCTGAAGGGAATCCCATCCTTGGTCTCACTGCTGGACCACCCCAGCAAGGATGTGCACCACTCGGCCTGTGGAGCACTAAAGAACATTTCATATGGGCGAGATCAAGACAACAAGATCGCCATCAAGAACTGCGATGGCGTGCCCGCTCTGGTCAGGTTGCTTAGAAAAACCCGCGACCAGGACCTTACTGACACTATCACAG GCACCTTGTGGAACCTCTCATCCCACGACTCAGTAAAGATGGAGATCGTGGACCACGCCCTGCATGCCCTCGCCGACGAGGTGATCGTCCCTCACTCTGGCTGGGAGCGAGGGAGCAACGGCGGAGAGGAGAGCTGCAAACCACGCCATCTGGAGTGGGAGACCGCCTTGACCAACACTGCTGGCTGCCTTAG GAATGTGAGTTCAGAACGCAGCGAGGCCCGGCGAAAGCTGAGGGAGTGCACAGGACTGGTTGATTCACTCATGTACATTGTCCAATCACAGATCAACCGCAAAGATGTGGATAATAAG TTGGTGGAAAACTGTGTCTGCCTCCTGAGGAATCTGTCCTATCAGGTTCACCGTGAAGCCCCCGGCAGCGAGCGCTACGCAGAGAGCGCACCTCTCAACCAGGGGCCAGCCCCCGCTAACAAAGGCGGCTGCTTTGGCTCTCGAAAGGGCAAAG GAAAGAAGGATGGAGATGATGGAAGTGGAGATCAGGTTGACATTCCAAAGAGGACAACACCTGCCAAAG GTTACGAGCTGTTGTACCAACCAGAGGTGGTTCGTGTTTACACCTCGCTGCTCAGAGAGAGCAAGAACCCCTCGGTGCTGGAGGCCGCTGCCGGTGCCATCCAGAACCTCTGTGCCGGCAGATGGACG TATGGTCGCTATATCCGGGCCACCGTGCGTCTGGAGAAGGGACTCCCTATGATGGCGGAGCTGCTGGCTCATGGCAACGACCGCGTGGTTCGGGCAATGTCTGGAGCCTTGAGAAACCTCGCCATCGACAACCGCAACTGCGAACTGCTCG GTTTGCATGCAGTGCCTCACCTTGTGGCCAACCTGCCAGGAGGCAAGAGTCAGTCTGGACGCACGCTGTCAGAGGAGACGGTGGTTTCTGTACTGAGCACGCTCGCCGAGGTGCTAGGCAACAGTCTGGAGGCAGCAAAGACTCTCCGCGCCTCGCAGGGCATTGAGAGGCTGGTGCTTATCAACAAAGACGG TAAGCGCTCAGATCGTGAGGTGCGAGGTGCCGGCCAGGTGCTGCAGCTCGTCTGGGCCCACAAAGAACTGCGCCGGCCTCTTGAGAAAGATGGCTGGAAGAAGACGGACTTCATGGTCAACCTGAACCCCAACGGCAGCACCACCAACGGCCCGAGCACCAGAGCCAACGGCACCTATGAAGACAGCACCACGCCACTGCTAGACAGAG GGGAAAAGAGGGACATGATTCCACTAAATGACCTTGGCCCTG AAGCCTACTCTACACTGGACCAGAGGGAGAGGCGACACACTCTGGATGAAACCACAGACACTTTAGCG CGAGGGGTGTATGGGGGCAGAAAGGGGTCCTTGCCCCTGTTGGACTCCTACGATG AAAAACTGATAGTGTGCATCACCCAGACTGGGCCGTCCCTGCCCTACCACTGCTACTGA
- the LOC115568307 gene encoding catenin delta-1-like isoform X1, giving the protein MEQCESAAALLESVREQEVQFEQLTRALEEERRRVGLPATSPSALGRPLPHTQNGRLGDADIERLKLTDAYINGTQYRMVDPAHGALDESYSPEDDSQEVHSVFSEEGTTRRSDNGMKKPISRTVMPSDSMSIDGGLSVPGMGHYSATLDRPYRQPVPDYPTATVPRNYHYGPVGAYDDYRGGPPSEAYTSLSRGAHMDDRYRPVDGYRTLDSGYRAPSRQQLDPYAAQPQVSRGMRALGSALEMRYGQGHFALEDDQRSVGYDEYGMGPPPMHPGGYGTMPRLGPGPGGMDRRRLRSCEDTLDGDMGGVDPYAWGVPMTMERGSMASLDSTLRKGPPGSWRQPELPEVIAMLNYRLDPVKTNAAAFLQHLTFKNDKVKSEVRRLKGIPSLVSLLDHPSKDVHHSACGALKNISYGRDQDNKIAIKNCDGVPALVRLLRKTRDQDLTDTITGTLWNLSSHDSVKMEIVDHALHALADEVIVPHSGWERGSNGGEESCKPRHLEWETALTNTAGCLRNVSSERSEARRKLRECTGLVDSLMYIVQSQINRKDVDNKLVENCVCLLRNLSYQVHREAPGSERYAESAPLNQGPAPANKGGCFGSRKGKDEWFSKGKKDGDDGSGDQVDIPKRTTPAKGYELLYQPEVVRVYTSLLRESKNPSVLEAAAGAIQNLCAGRWTYGRYIRATVRLEKGLPMMAELLAHGNDRVVRAMSGALRNLAIDNRNCELLGLHAVPHLVANLPGGKSQSGRTLSEETVVSVLSTLAEVLGNSLEAAKTLRASQGIERLVLINKDGKRSDREVRGAGQVLQLVWAHKELRRPLEKDGWKKTDFMVNLNPNGSTTNGPSTRANGTYEDSTTPLLDRGEKRDMIPLNDLGPEAYSTLDQRERRHTLDETTDTLARGVYGGRKGSLPLLDSYDEKLIVCITQTGPSLPYHCY; this is encoded by the exons ctccctcacacacag AACGGGCGTTTAGGGGATGCAGACATAGAACGACTGAAACTGACTGACGCATACATAAACGGCACACAG TACAGAATGGTGGATCCTGCACACGGCGCTCTCGATGAGAGCTACTCACCAGAGGACGACTCCCAGGAAGTGCACTCAGTTTTTTCTGAGGAGGGGACCACACGGCGGTCAGATAATGGG ATGAAGAAACCAATCTCGCGCACAGTCATGCCCTCGGACTCGATGTCAATTGATGGGGGTTTGTCAGTTCCCGGTATGGGCCACTACAGCGCCACACTGGATCGTCCTTACAGACAGCCTGTACCAGACTACCCCACGGCCACAGTGCCCAGAAACTACCACTACGGGCCTGTTGGGGCTTACGATGACTACAGGGGAGGCCCACCATCAGAGGCTTACACAAGCCTGAGCAGGGGCGCACACATGGATGACCGCTACAG GCCAGTTGATGGCTACAGGACCCTGGACTCTGGCTACCGGGCCCCGAGTCGTCAGCAGCTTGACCCGTACGCAGCGCAGCCTCAAGTAAGCCGGGGAATGAGGGCCCTGGGCTCAGCGTTGGAGATGCGGTATGGCCAAGGCCACTTTGCACTGGAGGATGACCAGCGCAGTGTGGGATATGATGAGTACGGCATGGGGCCTCCACCCATGCACCCTGGAGGCTATGGCACCATGCCACGCCTAGGGCCGGGCCCCGGCGGTATGGACAGACGGAGACTCAG GAGCTGCGAAGATACTTTGGACGGTGACATGGGAGGCGTTGATCCTTATGCCTGGGGTGTTCCCATGACGATGGAGAGGGGGAGCATGGCTTCACTGGACAGCACGCTGAGGAAGGGTCCGCCTGGTTCATGGAGACAGCCGGAGTTGCCTGAGGTCATCGCCATGTTGAACTACCGTCTGGACCCTGTCAAGACCAACGCTGCGGCCTTCCTCCAACATCTCACATTCAAAAACGATAAG GTTAAGTCAGAGGTGCGTCGTCTGAAGGGAATCCCATCCTTGGTCTCACTGCTGGACCACCCCAGCAAGGATGTGCACCACTCGGCCTGTGGAGCACTAAAGAACATTTCATATGGGCGAGATCAAGACAACAAGATCGCCATCAAGAACTGCGATGGCGTGCCCGCTCTGGTCAGGTTGCTTAGAAAAACCCGCGACCAGGACCTTACTGACACTATCACAG GCACCTTGTGGAACCTCTCATCCCACGACTCAGTAAAGATGGAGATCGTGGACCACGCCCTGCATGCCCTCGCCGACGAGGTGATCGTCCCTCACTCTGGCTGGGAGCGAGGGAGCAACGGCGGAGAGGAGAGCTGCAAACCACGCCATCTGGAGTGGGAGACCGCCTTGACCAACACTGCTGGCTGCCTTAG GAATGTGAGTTCAGAACGCAGCGAGGCCCGGCGAAAGCTGAGGGAGTGCACAGGACTGGTTGATTCACTCATGTACATTGTCCAATCACAGATCAACCGCAAAGATGTGGATAATAAG TTGGTGGAAAACTGTGTCTGCCTCCTGAGGAATCTGTCCTATCAGGTTCACCGTGAAGCCCCCGGCAGCGAGCGCTACGCAGAGAGCGCACCTCTCAACCAGGGGCCAGCCCCCGCTAACAAAGGCGGCTGCTTTGGCTCTCGAAAGGGCAAAG ATGAGTGGTTTTCCAAAG GAAAGAAGGATGGAGATGATGGAAGTGGAGATCAGGTTGACATTCCAAAGAGGACAACACCTGCCAAAG GTTACGAGCTGTTGTACCAACCAGAGGTGGTTCGTGTTTACACCTCGCTGCTCAGAGAGAGCAAGAACCCCTCGGTGCTGGAGGCCGCTGCCGGTGCCATCCAGAACCTCTGTGCCGGCAGATGGACG TATGGTCGCTATATCCGGGCCACCGTGCGTCTGGAGAAGGGACTCCCTATGATGGCGGAGCTGCTGGCTCATGGCAACGACCGCGTGGTTCGGGCAATGTCTGGAGCCTTGAGAAACCTCGCCATCGACAACCGCAACTGCGAACTGCTCG GTTTGCATGCAGTGCCTCACCTTGTGGCCAACCTGCCAGGAGGCAAGAGTCAGTCTGGACGCACGCTGTCAGAGGAGACGGTGGTTTCTGTACTGAGCACGCTCGCCGAGGTGCTAGGCAACAGTCTGGAGGCAGCAAAGACTCTCCGCGCCTCGCAGGGCATTGAGAGGCTGGTGCTTATCAACAAAGACGG TAAGCGCTCAGATCGTGAGGTGCGAGGTGCCGGCCAGGTGCTGCAGCTCGTCTGGGCCCACAAAGAACTGCGCCGGCCTCTTGAGAAAGATGGCTGGAAGAAGACGGACTTCATGGTCAACCTGAACCCCAACGGCAGCACCACCAACGGCCCGAGCACCAGAGCCAACGGCACCTATGAAGACAGCACCACGCCACTGCTAGACAGAG GGGAAAAGAGGGACATGATTCCACTAAATGACCTTGGCCCTG AAGCCTACTCTACACTGGACCAGAGGGAGAGGCGACACACTCTGGATGAAACCACAGACACTTTAGCG CGAGGGGTGTATGGGGGCAGAAAGGGGTCCTTGCCCCTGTTGGACTCCTACGATG AAAAACTGATAGTGTGCATCACCCAGACTGGGCCGTCCCTGCCCTACCACTGCTACTGA
- the LOC115568307 gene encoding catenin delta-1-like isoform X5, whose translation MVDPAHGALDESYSPEDDSQEVHSVFSEEGTTRRSDNGMKKPISRTVMPSDSMSIDGGLSVPGMGHYSATLDRPYRQPVPDYPTATVPRNYHYGPVGAYDDYRGGPPSEAYTSLSRGAHMDDRYRPVDGYRTLDSGYRAPSRQQLDPYAAQPQVSRGMRALGSALEMRYGQGHFALEDDQRSVGYDEYGMGPPPMHPGGYGTMPRLGPGPGGMDRRRLRSCEDTLDGDMGGVDPYAWGVPMTMERGSMASLDSTLRKGPPGSWRQPELPEVIAMLNYRLDPVKTNAAAFLQHLTFKNDKVKSEVRRLKGIPSLVSLLDHPSKDVHHSACGALKNISYGRDQDNKIAIKNCDGVPALVRLLRKTRDQDLTDTITGTLWNLSSHDSVKMEIVDHALHALADEVIVPHSGWERGSNGGEESCKPRHLEWETALTNTAGCLRNVSSERSEARRKLRECTGLVDSLMYIVQSQINRKDVDNKLVENCVCLLRNLSYQVHREAPGSERYAESAPLNQGPAPANKGGCFGSRKGKDEWFSKGKKDGDDGSGDQVDIPKRTTPAKGYELLYQPEVVRVYTSLLRESKNPSVLEAAAGAIQNLCAGRWTYGRYIRATVRLEKGLPMMAELLAHGNDRVVRAMSGALRNLAIDNRNCELLGLHAVPHLVANLPGGKSQSGRTLSEETVVSVLSTLAEVLGNSLEAAKTLRASQGIERLVLINKDGKRSDREVRGAGQVLQLVWAHKELRRPLEKDGWKKTDFMVNLNPNGSTTNGPSTRANGTYEDSTTPLLDRGEKRDMIPLNDLGPEAYSTLDQRERRHTLDETTDTLARGVYGGRKGSLPLLDSYDEKLIVCITQTGPSLPYHCY comes from the exons ATGGTGGATCCTGCACACGGCGCTCTCGATGAGAGCTACTCACCAGAGGACGACTCCCAGGAAGTGCACTCAGTTTTTTCTGAGGAGGGGACCACACGGCGGTCAGATAATGGG ATGAAGAAACCAATCTCGCGCACAGTCATGCCCTCGGACTCGATGTCAATTGATGGGGGTTTGTCAGTTCCCGGTATGGGCCACTACAGCGCCACACTGGATCGTCCTTACAGACAGCCTGTACCAGACTACCCCACGGCCACAGTGCCCAGAAACTACCACTACGGGCCTGTTGGGGCTTACGATGACTACAGGGGAGGCCCACCATCAGAGGCTTACACAAGCCTGAGCAGGGGCGCACACATGGATGACCGCTACAG GCCAGTTGATGGCTACAGGACCCTGGACTCTGGCTACCGGGCCCCGAGTCGTCAGCAGCTTGACCCGTACGCAGCGCAGCCTCAAGTAAGCCGGGGAATGAGGGCCCTGGGCTCAGCGTTGGAGATGCGGTATGGCCAAGGCCACTTTGCACTGGAGGATGACCAGCGCAGTGTGGGATATGATGAGTACGGCATGGGGCCTCCACCCATGCACCCTGGAGGCTATGGCACCATGCCACGCCTAGGGCCGGGCCCCGGCGGTATGGACAGACGGAGACTCAG GAGCTGCGAAGATACTTTGGACGGTGACATGGGAGGCGTTGATCCTTATGCCTGGGGTGTTCCCATGACGATGGAGAGGGGGAGCATGGCTTCACTGGACAGCACGCTGAGGAAGGGTCCGCCTGGTTCATGGAGACAGCCGGAGTTGCCTGAGGTCATCGCCATGTTGAACTACCGTCTGGACCCTGTCAAGACCAACGCTGCGGCCTTCCTCCAACATCTCACATTCAAAAACGATAAG GTTAAGTCAGAGGTGCGTCGTCTGAAGGGAATCCCATCCTTGGTCTCACTGCTGGACCACCCCAGCAAGGATGTGCACCACTCGGCCTGTGGAGCACTAAAGAACATTTCATATGGGCGAGATCAAGACAACAAGATCGCCATCAAGAACTGCGATGGCGTGCCCGCTCTGGTCAGGTTGCTTAGAAAAACCCGCGACCAGGACCTTACTGACACTATCACAG GCACCTTGTGGAACCTCTCATCCCACGACTCAGTAAAGATGGAGATCGTGGACCACGCCCTGCATGCCCTCGCCGACGAGGTGATCGTCCCTCACTCTGGCTGGGAGCGAGGGAGCAACGGCGGAGAGGAGAGCTGCAAACCACGCCATCTGGAGTGGGAGACCGCCTTGACCAACACTGCTGGCTGCCTTAG GAATGTGAGTTCAGAACGCAGCGAGGCCCGGCGAAAGCTGAGGGAGTGCACAGGACTGGTTGATTCACTCATGTACATTGTCCAATCACAGATCAACCGCAAAGATGTGGATAATAAG TTGGTGGAAAACTGTGTCTGCCTCCTGAGGAATCTGTCCTATCAGGTTCACCGTGAAGCCCCCGGCAGCGAGCGCTACGCAGAGAGCGCACCTCTCAACCAGGGGCCAGCCCCCGCTAACAAAGGCGGCTGCTTTGGCTCTCGAAAGGGCAAAG ATGAGTGGTTTTCCAAAG GAAAGAAGGATGGAGATGATGGAAGTGGAGATCAGGTTGACATTCCAAAGAGGACAACACCTGCCAAAG GTTACGAGCTGTTGTACCAACCAGAGGTGGTTCGTGTTTACACCTCGCTGCTCAGAGAGAGCAAGAACCCCTCGGTGCTGGAGGCCGCTGCCGGTGCCATCCAGAACCTCTGTGCCGGCAGATGGACG TATGGTCGCTATATCCGGGCCACCGTGCGTCTGGAGAAGGGACTCCCTATGATGGCGGAGCTGCTGGCTCATGGCAACGACCGCGTGGTTCGGGCAATGTCTGGAGCCTTGAGAAACCTCGCCATCGACAACCGCAACTGCGAACTGCTCG GTTTGCATGCAGTGCCTCACCTTGTGGCCAACCTGCCAGGAGGCAAGAGTCAGTCTGGACGCACGCTGTCAGAGGAGACGGTGGTTTCTGTACTGAGCACGCTCGCCGAGGTGCTAGGCAACAGTCTGGAGGCAGCAAAGACTCTCCGCGCCTCGCAGGGCATTGAGAGGCTGGTGCTTATCAACAAAGACGG TAAGCGCTCAGATCGTGAGGTGCGAGGTGCCGGCCAGGTGCTGCAGCTCGTCTGGGCCCACAAAGAACTGCGCCGGCCTCTTGAGAAAGATGGCTGGAAGAAGACGGACTTCATGGTCAACCTGAACCCCAACGGCAGCACCACCAACGGCCCGAGCACCAGAGCCAACGGCACCTATGAAGACAGCACCACGCCACTGCTAGACAGAG GGGAAAAGAGGGACATGATTCCACTAAATGACCTTGGCCCTG AAGCCTACTCTACACTGGACCAGAGGGAGAGGCGACACACTCTGGATGAAACCACAGACACTTTAGCG CGAGGGGTGTATGGGGGCAGAAAGGGGTCCTTGCCCCTGTTGGACTCCTACGATG AAAAACTGATAGTGTGCATCACCCAGACTGGGCCGTCCCTGCCCTACCACTGCTACTGA
- the LOC115568307 gene encoding catenin delta-1-like isoform X4, producing MEQCESAAALLESVREQEVQFEQLTRALEEERRRVGLPATSPSALGRPLPHTQNGRLGDADIERLKLTDAYINGTQYRMVDPAHGALDESYSPEDDSQEVHSVFSEEGTTRRSDNGMKKPISRTVMPSDSMSIDGGLSVPGMGHYSATLDRPYRQPVPDYPTATVPRNYHYGPVGAYDDYRGGPPSEAYTSLSRGAHMDDRYRPVDGYRTLDSGYRAPSRQQLDPYAAQPQVSRGMRALGSALEMRYGQGHFALEDDQRSVGYDEYGMGPPPMHPGGYGTMPRLGPGPGGMDRRRLRSCEDTLDGDMGGVDPYAWGVPMTMERGSMASLDSTLRKGPPGSWRQPELPEVIAMLNYRLDPVKTNAAAFLQHLTFKNDKVKSEVRRLKGIPSLVSLLDHPSKDVHHSACGALKNISYGRDQDNKIAIKNCDGVPALVRLLRKTRDQDLTDTITGTLWNLSSHDSVKMEIVDHALHALADEVIVPHSGWERGSNGGEESCKPRHLEWETALTNTAGCLRNVSSERSEARRKLRECTGLVDSLMYIVQSQINRKDVDNKLVENCVCLLRNLSYQVHREAPGSERYAESAPLNQGPAPANKGGCFGSRKGKDEWFSKGKKDGDDGSGDQVDIPKRTTPAKGYELLYQPEVVRVYTSLLRESKNPSVLEAAAGAIQNLCAGRWTYGRYIRATVRLEKGLPMMAELLAHGNDRVVRAMSGALRNLAIDNRNCELLGLHAVPHLVANLPGGKSQSGRTLSEETVVSVLSTLAEVLGNSLEAAKTLRASQGIERLVLINKDGKRSDREVRGAGQVLQLVWAHKELRRPLEKDGWKKTDFMVNLNPNGSTTNGPSTRANGTYEDSTTPLLDRGEKRDMIPLNDLGPEAYSTLDQRERRHTLDETTDTLAKN from the exons ctccctcacacacag AACGGGCGTTTAGGGGATGCAGACATAGAACGACTGAAACTGACTGACGCATACATAAACGGCACACAG TACAGAATGGTGGATCCTGCACACGGCGCTCTCGATGAGAGCTACTCACCAGAGGACGACTCCCAGGAAGTGCACTCAGTTTTTTCTGAGGAGGGGACCACACGGCGGTCAGATAATGGG ATGAAGAAACCAATCTCGCGCACAGTCATGCCCTCGGACTCGATGTCAATTGATGGGGGTTTGTCAGTTCCCGGTATGGGCCACTACAGCGCCACACTGGATCGTCCTTACAGACAGCCTGTACCAGACTACCCCACGGCCACAGTGCCCAGAAACTACCACTACGGGCCTGTTGGGGCTTACGATGACTACAGGGGAGGCCCACCATCAGAGGCTTACACAAGCCTGAGCAGGGGCGCACACATGGATGACCGCTACAG GCCAGTTGATGGCTACAGGACCCTGGACTCTGGCTACCGGGCCCCGAGTCGTCAGCAGCTTGACCCGTACGCAGCGCAGCCTCAAGTAAGCCGGGGAATGAGGGCCCTGGGCTCAGCGTTGGAGATGCGGTATGGCCAAGGCCACTTTGCACTGGAGGATGACCAGCGCAGTGTGGGATATGATGAGTACGGCATGGGGCCTCCACCCATGCACCCTGGAGGCTATGGCACCATGCCACGCCTAGGGCCGGGCCCCGGCGGTATGGACAGACGGAGACTCAG GAGCTGCGAAGATACTTTGGACGGTGACATGGGAGGCGTTGATCCTTATGCCTGGGGTGTTCCCATGACGATGGAGAGGGGGAGCATGGCTTCACTGGACAGCACGCTGAGGAAGGGTCCGCCTGGTTCATGGAGACAGCCGGAGTTGCCTGAGGTCATCGCCATGTTGAACTACCGTCTGGACCCTGTCAAGACCAACGCTGCGGCCTTCCTCCAACATCTCACATTCAAAAACGATAAG GTTAAGTCAGAGGTGCGTCGTCTGAAGGGAATCCCATCCTTGGTCTCACTGCTGGACCACCCCAGCAAGGATGTGCACCACTCGGCCTGTGGAGCACTAAAGAACATTTCATATGGGCGAGATCAAGACAACAAGATCGCCATCAAGAACTGCGATGGCGTGCCCGCTCTGGTCAGGTTGCTTAGAAAAACCCGCGACCAGGACCTTACTGACACTATCACAG GCACCTTGTGGAACCTCTCATCCCACGACTCAGTAAAGATGGAGATCGTGGACCACGCCCTGCATGCCCTCGCCGACGAGGTGATCGTCCCTCACTCTGGCTGGGAGCGAGGGAGCAACGGCGGAGAGGAGAGCTGCAAACCACGCCATCTGGAGTGGGAGACCGCCTTGACCAACACTGCTGGCTGCCTTAG GAATGTGAGTTCAGAACGCAGCGAGGCCCGGCGAAAGCTGAGGGAGTGCACAGGACTGGTTGATTCACTCATGTACATTGTCCAATCACAGATCAACCGCAAAGATGTGGATAATAAG TTGGTGGAAAACTGTGTCTGCCTCCTGAGGAATCTGTCCTATCAGGTTCACCGTGAAGCCCCCGGCAGCGAGCGCTACGCAGAGAGCGCACCTCTCAACCAGGGGCCAGCCCCCGCTAACAAAGGCGGCTGCTTTGGCTCTCGAAAGGGCAAAG ATGAGTGGTTTTCCAAAG GAAAGAAGGATGGAGATGATGGAAGTGGAGATCAGGTTGACATTCCAAAGAGGACAACACCTGCCAAAG GTTACGAGCTGTTGTACCAACCAGAGGTGGTTCGTGTTTACACCTCGCTGCTCAGAGAGAGCAAGAACCCCTCGGTGCTGGAGGCCGCTGCCGGTGCCATCCAGAACCTCTGTGCCGGCAGATGGACG TATGGTCGCTATATCCGGGCCACCGTGCGTCTGGAGAAGGGACTCCCTATGATGGCGGAGCTGCTGGCTCATGGCAACGACCGCGTGGTTCGGGCAATGTCTGGAGCCTTGAGAAACCTCGCCATCGACAACCGCAACTGCGAACTGCTCG GTTTGCATGCAGTGCCTCACCTTGTGGCCAACCTGCCAGGAGGCAAGAGTCAGTCTGGACGCACGCTGTCAGAGGAGACGGTGGTTTCTGTACTGAGCACGCTCGCCGAGGTGCTAGGCAACAGTCTGGAGGCAGCAAAGACTCTCCGCGCCTCGCAGGGCATTGAGAGGCTGGTGCTTATCAACAAAGACGG TAAGCGCTCAGATCGTGAGGTGCGAGGTGCCGGCCAGGTGCTGCAGCTCGTCTGGGCCCACAAAGAACTGCGCCGGCCTCTTGAGAAAGATGGCTGGAAGAAGACGGACTTCATGGTCAACCTGAACCCCAACGGCAGCACCACCAACGGCCCGAGCACCAGAGCCAACGGCACCTATGAAGACAGCACCACGCCACTGCTAGACAGAG GGGAAAAGAGGGACATGATTCCACTAAATGACCTTGGCCCTG AAGCCTACTCTACACTGGACCAGAGGGAGAGGCGACACACTCTGGATGAAACCACAGACACTTTAGCG AAAAACTGA